The DNA segment GTTATTTAGGTTTGTGTTTCAATGATTTCATTTAGTATTTTGTTGTATATGTTTATGGCTTCATCTTCGCTTTTCACTCCCCTTATTATCATCCTCCCATTTTGGAATATGCTTACATCTTTCCCCTCGTATTCTATTGCTATCATTATTCCAGTCACTATCTTCACTTTATGTTTCTTTGAAAATTCCTCCTTCAACTTCTTTAAGTCTATTTTTATTGGTTTTGTTGGGTTTACGTTTATAACTCCTCTTCCACATATCCATGTGGTTTTTGGTGGTGGTATATCCATTCTCCCGCCTCCTGTGCATGCTGGGCAGTTCTCCCTTCTCCTTACTTCTATTTTGTGGAATTCCATGGTTTTGAAGTCGCATACCAGTAGTTTCCCCTTTAATGTTCCATTTATTCCAGCTATGATTTTTATTGCTTCCATGGCTTCAATAGCCCCTATTATTCCCGGTGTTGCCCCTATAACCCCCCTTGTTTCGCATGTGGGTAGTAGGTTGTCGTCTACTTTTGGGAATATGCATTCTAGGCATGGTGTTTCTGGTGGGCTTATTACTGTTATGTTCCCTTCCATTCCTATGGCTCCTGCAAATATGTATGGTATCCTATGCTTTATGCTTACCCTGTTCACTATGTATCTTGTGCTCATGTTGTCTAGTCCATCGACGATCACGTTTACATCGCTCAGTAATCTTTCTGCGTTGGATGTGTTGAGGTGTTCTGGTATTGGTTCCACCTTTACTTGTGGATTCATCTTCTCCAGCTTTCTAGCAGCCACTTCCACTTTTGGGTATCCTACTTCACTTGGATCGTATAGTACTTGTCTATGTAGGTTGTGTATTTCCACTATGTCGTGATCTATTATCCTTATGTATCCTACTCCAGCCAGTGTTAGGTATGTTGAGGCTATGCTTCCAAGTCCTCCAACCCCTACCACTGCCACCTTTGATTTCATCAGCTTCTCTTGCCCCTCTTCTCCAAGCTCCCTTAACACTATCTGCCTAGAATAATATTCTCTCATCATATCCTTCGTTATTGATTATGTGTCCTTGGCTTTATATGGTTTTCACCATTTATGATTGTTTGTTTTCCATGCTACATATGCATATGGTAGTGTTAGTGTTAGTATGCATAGTGCTGACATTCCGTATCCCAGTATTATTAGTGTGAGCATTGCCATAACCCCCATTATGGTCGTCACATTCTCTATTATTGCAGCCTTTCTACTACTAGTCTTCTTTGCAGAAGCCCCTTTTGGTGTAACTTCCCACTTCCCCCTCCTTCCAACTATCACTTTTATGTTTTGTATTAGTACTTGTGGTGCTAGGACTGCTGCTAAGGCTGTGCATCTCCC comes from the Candidatus Methanomethylicota archaeon genome and includes:
- a CDS encoding HesA/MoeB/ThiF family protein, giving the protein MMREYYSRQIVLRELGEEGQEKLMKSKVAVVGVGGLGSIASTYLTLAGVGYIRIIDHDIVEIHNLHRQVLYDPSEVGYPKVEVAARKLEKMNPQVKVEPIPEHLNTSNAERLLSDVNVIVDGLDNMSTRYIVNRVSIKHRIPYIFAGAIGMEGNITVISPPETPCLECIFPKVDDNLLPTCETRGVIGATPGIIGAIEAMEAIKIIAGINGTLKGKLLVCDFKTMEFHKIEVRRRENCPACTGGGRMDIPPPKTTWICGRGVINVNPTKPIKIDLKKLKEEFSKKHKVKIVTGIMIAIEYEGKDVSIFQNGRMIIRGVKSEDEAINIYNKILNEIIETQT